One part of the Coffea eugenioides isolate CCC68of chromosome 10, Ceug_1.0, whole genome shotgun sequence genome encodes these proteins:
- the LOC113750841 gene encoding uncharacterized protein LOC113750841 gives MPAGFQPPKFQQFNGKGSPKQHVAHFVETCNNAGTYGDLLVKQFVRSLKGNTFDWYTDFIPGSIDSWEQLEQEFLNRFYSTRRTVSMLELTNIRQWKDEPVVNYIDRWRSLSLNCKDRLSEPSAIEMCIREMHWILSYILQGIRSNTFEELATSVHDMELNIMANATDGFPIQAPRVQPHRQSNERQENKKGAKLPSKLSNKESMTINTALIKIATKVSRKVTAKLDSSQNKPMR, from the coding sequence ATGCCTGCTGGATTTCAACCGCCTAAATTTCAACAGTTCAATGGAAAAGGCAGTCCAAAACAACATGTAGCCCATTTCGTCGAGACCTGCAATAACGCTGGAACCTATGGTGATTTGCTAGTCAAACAATTTGTTCGGTCCCTGAAGGGCAACACATTTGATTGGTACACTGATTTCATACCGGGGTCCATCGACAGTTGGGAACAACTGGAGCAAGAGTTCTTGAATCGCTTTTACAGCACTAGAAGAACCGTTAGTATGCTGGAATTGACTAATATTCGCCAATGGAAGGATGAACCTGTGGTCAACTACATCGATAGGTGGAGGAGTTTGAGTCTTAACTGCAAAGATAGACTGTCTGAACCCTCTGCCATAGAAATGTGCATCCGAGAAATGCATTGGATCTTAAGTTATATTCTACAAGGTATACGTTCAAACACATTTGAAGAATTAGCTACTAGTGTTCATGATATGGAATTAAATATCATGGCCAATGCAACTGATGGGTTTCCTATTCAAGCTCCGCGAGTGCAACCCCATCGTCAAAGCAAtgaaagacaagaaaataaaaaaggggcCAAGCTTCCTTCAAAACTCAGTAATAAAGAGTCCATGACAATAAACACAGCTCTCATAAAAATTGCTACCAAAGTGAGCCGAAAGGTCACTGCGAAGTTAGATTCCTCCCAAAACAAGCCGATGAGATGA